The following proteins come from a genomic window of Macaca thibetana thibetana isolate TM-01 chromosome 15, ASM2454274v1, whole genome shotgun sequence:
- the SLC34A3 gene encoding sodium-dependent phosphate transport protein 2C isoform X2, whose translation MPSSLPGSQVPHPTLDTVDLVDRTLRNEGTSSSAPILEEGDTDPWALSQLKDTSQPWKELSVAGRLRRVAGSVFKACGLLGSLYFFICSLDVLSSAFQLLGSKMAGDIFKDNVVLSNPVAGLVIGVLVTALVQSSSTSSSIVVSMVAAKLLTVRASVPIIMGVNIGTSITSTLVSMAQSGDRDEFQRAFSGSAVHGIFNWLTVLVLLPLESATALLERLSELALGAASLSPGAQAPDILKVLTKPLTHLIVQLDSDMIMSSATGNATNRSLIKRWCGTTGQPTRENSSNCGAFGPCMERNSTAPVDRLPCRHLFAGTELTDLAVGCILLAGSLLVLCGCLVLIVKLLNSVLRGRVARAVRTVINADFPFPLGWLGGYLALLAGAGLTFALQSSSVFTAAIVPLMGRPHPLLLQPGRHPAVVRGACTAVAHPAGQALRGGDCPLPLGGRGLPAARIPAAAPGGLRALPGRGHGAGCCRGSPGGAGAPRHPGHCATAAPAGLVACPPALLGLAPPLASLSGALGPPGDPLLPLQCLQPPEGHHQRGPLLREP comes from the exons ATGCCGAGTTCCCTCCCGGGCAGCCAGGTCCCCCACCCCACTCTGGACACGGTTGACCTAGTGGACAGGACTCTGAGGAATGAAG GGACCTCCAGTTCTGCTCCAATCTTGGAGGAGGGGGACACAGACCCCTGGGCCCTCTCTCAGCTGAAGGACACAAGCCAGCCCTGGAAAG AGCTCAGTGTGGCCGGCAGGCTGCGCCGCGTGGCCGGCAGCGTCTTCAAAGCCTGCGGGCTCCTCGGCAGCCTGTACTTCTTCATCTGCTCCCTGGACGTCCTCAGCTCCGCCTTCCAGCTGCTGGGCA GCAAAATGGCTGGAGACATCTTCAAGGACAATGTGGTGCTGTCCAACCCTGTGGCTGGACTGGTCATTGGCGTGCTGGTCACAGCCCTGGTGCAGAGTTCCAGCACATCCTCCTCCATCGTAGTCAGCATGGTGGCTGCTAAGT TGCTGACTGTCCGGGCGTCTGTGCCCATCATCATGGGTGTCAACATCGGCACATCCATCACCAGCACCCTGGTCTCAATGGCGCAGTCAGGGGACCGGGATGAATTTCAGAG GGCTTTCAGCGGCTCAGCGGTGCATGGGATCTTCAACTGGCTCACGGTGCTAGTCCTGCTGCCACTGGAGAGCGCCACGGCCCTGCTGGAGAGGCTGAGCGAGCTGGCCCTGGGTGCTGCCAGCCTGTCACCCGGGGCGCAGGCACCCGACATCCTCAAGGTGCTGACGAAGCCGCTCACACACCTCATCGTGCAG CTGGACTCCGACATGATCATGAGCAGTGCCACAGGCAACGCCACCAACCGCAGCCTCATTAAGCGATGGTGCGGCACCACGGGGCAGCCG acCCGGGAGAACAGCAGCAACTGTGGAGCCTTCGGCCCCTGCATGGAGAGGAACAGCACAGCCCCGGTGGACAGGTTGCCCT GCCGCCACCTGTTTGCGGGCACGGAGCTCACGGACCTGGCCGTGGGCTGCATCCTGCTGGCCGGCTCCCTGCTGGTGCTCTGCGGCTGCCTGGTCCTCATAGTCAAGCTGCTCAACTCTGTGCTGCGTGGCCGCGTGGCCCGGGCTGTGAGGACGGTCATCAATGCGG ATTTCCCCTTCCCACTGGGCTGGCTCGGGGGCTACCTGGCCCTCCTCGCGGGCGCCGGCCTGACCTTCGCACTGCAGAGCAGCAGCGTCTTCACGGCGGCCATCGTGCCCCTCATGG GTCGCCCTCATCCACTTCTTCTTCAACCTGGCCGGCATCCTGCTGTGGTACGTGGTGCCTGCACTGCGGTTGCCCATCCCGCTGGCCAGGCACTTCGGGGCGGTGACTGCCCGTTACCGCTGGGTGGCCGGGGTCTACCTGCTGCTCGGATTCCTGCTGCTGCCCCTGGCGGCCTTCGGGCTCTCCCTGGCAGGGGGCACGGTGCTGGCTGCTGTCGGGGGTCCCCTGGTGGGGCTGGTGCTCCTCGTCATCCTGGTCACTGTGCTACAGCGGCACCGGCCGGCCTGGTTGCCTGCCCGCCTGCGCTCTTGGGCCTGGCTCCCCCTCTGGCTTCACTCTCTGGAGCCCTGGGACCGCCTGGTGACCCGCTGCTGCCCCTGCAATGTCTGCAGCCCCCCGAAGGCCACCACCAAAGAGGCCCACTGCTACGAGAACCCTGA
- the LOC126937083 gene encoding ring finger protein-like — MEGAWALPTWKEEGREQAAGQGEEEECPICTEPYGAGEYRLALLNCGHGLCTGCLHRLLGSAPSADLGRVRCPLCRQKTPMLEWEICRLQEELLQADGPSHQPRRETPAPQHRNPGPWGSLEHRYHLRFLAGPAGGRGCLPFLPCPPCLGARLWALRERGPCARRLVLLSLLALELLGLLLVFTPLVLLGLLFMLLDRSGR; from the coding sequence ATGGAGGGTGCCTGGGCCCTTCCAAcgtggaaggaggaggggagagagcagGCAGCGGggcagggggaagaggaggagtgcCCAATCTGCACAGAGCCTTACGGGGCCGGAGAGTACCGCCTGGCCCTGCTGAACTGCGGCCATGGCCTGTGTACGGGCTGCCTGCACAGGCTTCTGGGCTCGGCCCCCAGTGCCGACCTGGGCCGGGTGCGCTGCCCGCTGTGCCGTCAAAAGACGCCCATGCTGGAGTGGGAGATCTGCCGACTGCAGGAGGAGCTGCTACAGGCCGACGGGCCCTCACACCAGCCCCGCCGAGAGACCCCTGCACCCCAGCACCGCAACCCTGGGCCCTGGGGCTCCCTGGAGCACCGCTACCACCTGCGCTTCCTGGCAGGGCCCGCGGGCGGCCGGGGCTGCCTGCCCTTCCTGCCCTGTCCCCCCTGCCTGGGTGCCCGGCTCTGGGCCCTGCGGGAGCGGGGACCCTGTGCCCGCCGCCTGGTGCTGCTGAGCCTGCTGGCCCTTGAGctgctggggctgctgctggTCTTCACGCCACTCGTGCTGCTGGGGCTGCTTTTCATGCTGCTGGACCGCTCTGGCCGCTGA
- the RNF208 gene encoding RING finger protein 208 isoform X2, producing MPSDPGPEAGSGWPGLLMSCLKGPHVILKMEAMKIVHPEKFPELPAAPCFPPAPRSTPTLAPKRAWPSDTEIIVNQACGGDMPALEGAPHTPPLPRRPRKGSTELGFPRVAPEDEVIVNQYVIRPGPSASAASSAAAGEPLECPTCGHTYNVTQRRPRVLSCLHSVCEQCLQILYESCPKYKFISCPTCRRETVLFTDYGLAALAVNTSILSRLPPEALTAPSGGQWGAEPEGSCYQTFRQYCGAACTCHVRNPLSACSIM from the coding sequence ATGCCCTCTGACCCCGGGCCCGAGGCGGGCAGTGGCTGGCCGGGCCTCCTCATGTCCTGCCTGAAGGGCCCCCATGTCATCCTCAAGATGGAGGCCATGAAGATTGTCCACCCTGAAAAGTTCCCTGAGCTACCGGCTGCCCCCTGCTTCCCGCCTGCTCCCCGGTCCACCCCAACTCTGGCACCCAAGCGTGCCTGGCCCTCAGACACAGAGATCATTGTCAACCAGGCATGTGGGGGGGACATGCCTGCCTTGGAAGGGGCACCCCATACCCCGCCGCTGCCGCGGCGGCCCCGTAAGGGAAGCACAGAGCTGGGCTTTCCCCGTGTAGCCCCAGAGGATGAGGTCATTGTGAATCAGTACGTGATTCGGCCCGGCCCCTCGGCCTCGGCGGCTTCTTCGGCAGCGGCAGGCGAGCCCCTGGAGTGCCCCACCTGTGGGCACACCTACAACGTCACCCAGCGGCGGCCCCGTGTGCTGTCCTGCCTGCACTCTGTGTGTGAGCAGTGCCTGCAGATTCTCTACGAGTCCTGCCCCAAGTACAAGTTCATCTCCTGCCCCACCTGCCGCCGCGAGACTGTGCTCTTCACCGACTACGGCCTGGCCGCTCTGGCTGTCAACACATCCATCCTGAGCCGCCTGCCGCCCGAGGCGCTGACAGCCCCATCCGGGGGTCAGTGGGGGGCTGAGCCCGAGGGCAGCTGCTACCAGACCTTCCGGCAGTACTGTGGGGCCGCGTGCACCTGCCATGTGCGGAACCCACTGTCCGCCTGCTCCATCATGTAG
- the NDOR1 gene encoding NADPH-dependent diflavin oxidoreductase 1 isoform X2 has translation MEFAVLGLGDSSYTKFNFVAKKLHRRLLQLGGSALLPVCLGDDQHELGPDAAVDPWLRDLWDRVLSLLPPPPDLAEIPPGVPLPSKFTLLFLQEAPRMGSEGQRVAHPGSQEPPSESKPFLAPMISNQRVTGPSHFQDVRLIEFDISGSGISFAAGDVVLIQPSNSAAHVQQFCQVLGLDPDQLFTLQPREPDVSCPTRLPQPCSMWHLVSHYLDIASVPRRSFFELLACLSLHELEREKLLEFSSAQGQEELFEYCNRPRRTILEVLCDFPHTAAAISPDYLLDLIPAIRPRAFSIASSMLAHPSRLQILVAVVQFQTRLKEPRRGLCSSWLASLDPGQGPVRVPLWVRPGSLAFPETPDTPVIMVGPGTGVAPFRAAIQERVAQGQTRNFLFFGCRWRDQDFYWEAEWQELEMRDCLTLVPAFSREQEQKVYVQHRLRELGSLVWELLDRQGAYFYLAGNAKSMPADVSEALMSIFQEDGGLCSPDAAAYLARLQRTQRFQTETWA, from the exons ATGGAATTTGCCGTCCTGGGCCTCGGGGACTCCTCATACACCAA GTTCAACTTCGTGGCCAAGAAGCTGCACCGACGGCTACTGCAGCTTGGGGGCAGTGCCCTCTTGCCCGTGTGCCTAGGCGATGACCAGCATGAGCTGGG GCCCGACGCTGCTGTGGACCCCTGGCTGCGAGACTTGTGGGACAGGGTTCTGAGTCTGCTCCCACCGCCTCCGGACCTTGCCGAGATCCCTCCTGGAGTCCC CCTGCCCTCCAAGTTCACCCTGCTGTTCCTCCAAGAGGCGCCCAGAATGGGCTCTGAGGGGCAGCGGGTAGCTCACCCCGGCTCTCAGGAGCCCCCGTCAGAGTCGAAGCCCTTCCTAGCACCCATGATCTCCAACCAGAGAGTCACTGGCCCCTCCCACTTCCAGGACGTTCGGCTGATTGAGTTTGACATCTCGGGCTCTGGCATCAG TTTTGCTGCTGGTGACGTGGTGCTGATTCAGCCCTCCAACTCGGCTGCCCATGTCCAGCAGTTCTGCCAGGTGCTGGGCCTGGACCCTGACCAGCTCTTCACGCTGCAGCCACGGGAGCCAG ATGTCTCCTGCCCCACGAGGctgccccagccctgctccaTGTGGCACCTCGTGTCCCACTACCTGGACATCGCCAGCGTGCCTCGCCGCTCCTTCTTCGAGCTCCTGGCCTGTCTATCTCTCCATGAGCTGGAGCGGGAGAAGCTGCTGGAGTTCAGTTCTGCCCAAGGCCAGGAGGAGCTCTTTGAATACTGCAACCGGCCCCGCAGGACCATCCTGGAG GTGCTCTGTGACTTCCCGCACACAGCTGCTGCTATCTCTCCCGACTACCTGTTGGACCTCATCCCTGCTATCCGGCCAAGGGCCTTCTCCATCGCCTCCTCGATGCTG GCTCACCCCTCACGGCTGCAGATCCTCGTGGCTGTCGTGCAGTTCCAGACTCGCCTCAAGGAGCCCCGCCGGGGGCTCTGCTCCTCCTGGCTGGCATCCCTGGACCCTGGGCAAG GTCCTgtccgggtgcccctctgggtgCGGCCTGGGAGTCTGGCCTTCCCAGAGACACCAGACACCCCCGTGATCATGGTGGGGCCCGGCACTGGGGTAGCCCCCTTCCGAGCAGCCATCCAGGAGCGTGTGGCCCAGGGCCAGACCA GAAACTTCTTGTTTTTTGGCTGCCGCTGGCGGGACCAAGACTTCTACTGGGAGGCGGAGTGGCAGGAGCTGGAGATGCGGGACTGTCTGACCCTTGTCCCTGCCTTCTCCCGGGAACAG GAGCAGAAAGTGTACGTGCAGCACCGGCTCCGGGAGCTGGGGTCGCTCGTGTGGGAACTGCTGGACCGCCAGGGCGCATACTTCTACCTGGCAGG CAACGCCAAGTCCATGCCAGCGGACGTCTCGGAGGCCCTGATGTCCATCTTCCAGGAGGACGGCGGACTCTGCAGCCCCGATGCAGCCGCGTATCTAGCCAGGCTCCAGCGGACACAGCGCTTCCAGACCGAGACGTGGGCCTGA
- the SLC34A3 gene encoding sodium-dependent phosphate transport protein 2C isoform X1 — protein sequence MPSSLPGSQVPHPTLDTVDLVDRTLRNEGTSSSAPILEEGDTDPWALSQLKDTSQPWKELSVAGRLRRVAGSVFKACGLLGSLYFFICSLDVLSSAFQLLGSKMAGDIFKDNVVLSNPVAGLVIGVLVTALVQSSSTSSSIVVSMVAAKLLTVRASVPIIMGVNIGTSITSTLVSMAQSGDRDEFQRAFSGSAVHGIFNWLTVLVLLPLESATALLERLSELALGAASLSPGAQAPDILKVLTKPLTHLIVQLDSDMIMSSATGNATNRSLIKRWCGTTGQPTRENSSNCGAFGPCMERNSTAPVDRLPCRHLFAGTELTDLAVGCILLAGSLLVLCGCLVLIVKLLNSVLRGRVARAVRTVINADFPFPLGWLGGYLALLAGAGLTFALQSSSVFTAAIVPLMGVGVISLDRAYPLLLGSNIGTTTTALLAALASPADRMLSALQVALIHFFFNLAGILLWYVVPALRLPIPLARHFGAVTARYRWVAGVYLLLGFLLLPLAAFGLSLAGGTVLAAVGGPLVGLVLLVILVTVLQRHRPAWLPARLRSWAWLPLWLHSLEPWDRLVTRCCPCNVCSPPKATTKEAHCYENPEVLASQQL from the exons ATGCCGAGTTCCCTCCCGGGCAGCCAGGTCCCCCACCCCACTCTGGACACGGTTGACCTAGTGGACAGGACTCTGAGGAATGAAG GGACCTCCAGTTCTGCTCCAATCTTGGAGGAGGGGGACACAGACCCCTGGGCCCTCTCTCAGCTGAAGGACACAAGCCAGCCCTGGAAAG AGCTCAGTGTGGCCGGCAGGCTGCGCCGCGTGGCCGGCAGCGTCTTCAAAGCCTGCGGGCTCCTCGGCAGCCTGTACTTCTTCATCTGCTCCCTGGACGTCCTCAGCTCCGCCTTCCAGCTGCTGGGCA GCAAAATGGCTGGAGACATCTTCAAGGACAATGTGGTGCTGTCCAACCCTGTGGCTGGACTGGTCATTGGCGTGCTGGTCACAGCCCTGGTGCAGAGTTCCAGCACATCCTCCTCCATCGTAGTCAGCATGGTGGCTGCTAAGT TGCTGACTGTCCGGGCGTCTGTGCCCATCATCATGGGTGTCAACATCGGCACATCCATCACCAGCACCCTGGTCTCAATGGCGCAGTCAGGGGACCGGGATGAATTTCAGAG GGCTTTCAGCGGCTCAGCGGTGCATGGGATCTTCAACTGGCTCACGGTGCTAGTCCTGCTGCCACTGGAGAGCGCCACGGCCCTGCTGGAGAGGCTGAGCGAGCTGGCCCTGGGTGCTGCCAGCCTGTCACCCGGGGCGCAGGCACCCGACATCCTCAAGGTGCTGACGAAGCCGCTCACACACCTCATCGTGCAG CTGGACTCCGACATGATCATGAGCAGTGCCACAGGCAACGCCACCAACCGCAGCCTCATTAAGCGATGGTGCGGCACCACGGGGCAGCCG acCCGGGAGAACAGCAGCAACTGTGGAGCCTTCGGCCCCTGCATGGAGAGGAACAGCACAGCCCCGGTGGACAGGTTGCCCT GCCGCCACCTGTTTGCGGGCACGGAGCTCACGGACCTGGCCGTGGGCTGCATCCTGCTGGCCGGCTCCCTGCTGGTGCTCTGCGGCTGCCTGGTCCTCATAGTCAAGCTGCTCAACTCTGTGCTGCGTGGCCGCGTGGCCCGGGCTGTGAGGACGGTCATCAATGCGG ATTTCCCCTTCCCACTGGGCTGGCTCGGGGGCTACCTGGCCCTCCTCGCGGGCGCCGGCCTGACCTTCGCACTGCAGAGCAGCAGCGTCTTCACGGCGGCCATCGTGCCCCTCATGG GGGTCGGGGTGATCAGTCTGGACCGGGCGTACCCCCTCTTACTGGGCTCCAACATCGGCACCACCACCACGGCCCTGCTGGCCGCCCTGGCCAGCCCCGCAGACAGGATGCTCAGCGCCCTGCAG GTCGCCCTCATCCACTTCTTCTTCAACCTGGCCGGCATCCTGCTGTGGTACGTGGTGCCTGCACTGCGGTTGCCCATCCCGCTGGCCAGGCACTTCGGGGCGGTGACTGCCCGTTACCGCTGGGTGGCCGGGGTCTACCTGCTGCTCGGATTCCTGCTGCTGCCCCTGGCGGCCTTCGGGCTCTCCCTGGCAGGGGGCACGGTGCTGGCTGCTGTCGGGGGTCCCCTGGTGGGGCTGGTGCTCCTCGTCATCCTGGTCACTGTGCTACAGCGGCACCGGCCGGCCTGGTTGCCTGCCCGCCTGCGCTCTTGGGCCTGGCTCCCCCTCTGGCTTCACTCTCTGGAGCCCTGGGACCGCCTGGTGACCCGCTGCTGCCCCTGCAATGTCTGCAGCCCCCCGAAGGCCACCACCAAAGAGGCCCACTGCTACGAGAACCCTGAGGTCTTGGCCTCCCAGCAGTTGTGA
- the RNF224 gene encoding RING finger protein 224, with protein sequence MLQPEGPQASEEGGPHRKDCIICCSAYDLSGHLPRRLYCGHTFCQACVRRLDAPAPEQRWIPCPQCRQSTPTPRGGVPMLDLDLAAFLAVKAEREPARLEPLPLTSLKGSSITQQPAGLCPALGPQPHFPPTRYCCWGCGSLCCPPLGSPEV encoded by the coding sequence ATGCTGCAGCCAGAGGGCCCCCAGGCCTCGGAGGAGGGGGGCCCCCACAGGAAAGACTGCATCATCTGCTGCTCAGCCTATGACCTCTCCGGGCACCTGCCCCGCCGCCTCTACTGCGGACACACCTTCTGCCAGGCGTGTGTGCGGCGACTGGACGCCCCAGCACCCGAGCAGCGCTGGATCCCCTGTCCGCAGTGCCGCCAGAGCACACCCACGCCTCGTGGAGGGGTGCCCATGCTGGACCTGGATCTGGCTGCTTTCCTGGCGGTCAAGGCTGAGCGGGAGCCGGCAAGACTGGAACCCCTACCCCTCACCTCCCTCAAAGGCAGCAGCATCACTCAGCAGCCAGCTGGGCTGTGCCCTGCCCTGGGTCCCCAGCCCCACTTCCCCCCTACCAGATACTGCTGCTGGGGCTGTGGCAGCCTCTGCTGCCCACCCCTAGGCAGCCCTGAGGTCTGA
- the CYSRT1 gene encoding cysteine-rich tail protein 1 translates to MDPQEMVVKNPYAHISIPRAHLRPDLGQQLEVASPCSSSSEMQPLPVGPCAPEPTRLLQPTEVPGPKGTKGDQRAAPIQNHQAWQQPGNPYNSSQRPAGLTYAGPPPVGRGDDIAHHCCCCPCCRCCHCPPFCRCHSCCCCVIS, encoded by the coding sequence ATGGACCCCCAAGAGATGGTCGTCAAGAACCCATATGCCCACATCAGCATCCCCCGGGCTCACCTGCGGCCTGACCTGGGGCAGCAGTTAGAGGTGGCTTCCCCCTGTTCCTCATCCTCGGAGATGCAGCCGCTGCCAGTGGGGCCCTGTGCCCCGGAGCCAACCCGCCTCTTGCAGCCGACTGAGGTCCCAGGGCCCAAGGGCACCAAGGGTGACCAGAGGGCTGCCCCCATCCAGAACCATCAGGCCTGGCAGCAGCCTGGCAACCCCTACAACAGCAGTCAGCGCCCGGCCGGACTGACCTATGCTGGCCCTCCGCCCGTGGGGCGTGGCGATGACATCGcccaccactgctgctgctgcccctgctgccgctgctgccacTGCCCCCCGTTCTGCCGCTgccacagctgctgctgctgtgtcATCTCCTAG
- the RNF208 gene encoding RING finger protein 208 isoform X1, translated as MGRGAGAGTGGLWNQLPWDPPRRSPPSPSSVLRPPSVREENSRIPLLNLEAGGLTRTQGQPGKNWGRRGGPAPHAVRQRGRRRERTEGRPGGWPRPADPARVPRRGVALRARAGAARTAVPAPPPQSAPRSARTCRRRRRAETRAPRPRPRPSVPPGPCHRLRSLRPPREPPEPPKLPGQDAGAASGPAFETTSAAAARGRDARLGQLRPGPGLASAPAAEPAARVLLQPALRLAAFPGRPVLEPWGPPSPCLPRCPGPRPADLGYRGSPPRAPSPASAARDPG; from the exons atggggcggggggcgggggcaggcACCGGTGGGCTCTGGAACCAGCTCCCCTGGGATCCACCGCGCAggtcccctccctctccctccagcgTCCTGAGGCCTCCTAGTGTGAGGGAGGAGAACAGCCGGATTCCCCTCCTGAATTTGGAGGCGGGAGGCTTGACCAGGACCCAGGGTCAGCCTGGAAAGAACTGGGGGAGACGCGGGGGTCCTGCCCCCCACGCAGTCCGCCAGCGAGGGCGACGCCGGGAGCGGACCGAGGGGCGGCCGGGAGGCTGGCCCCGCCCCGCAGACCCCGCGCGGGTCCCCAGACGGGGGGTGGCGCTGCGGGCGCGGGCGGGCGCCGCGCGCACTGCGGTCCCCGCGCCTCCGCCGCAGAGCGCGCCACGCTCCGCACGCacctgccgccgccgccgccgcgccgaaacccgcgccccgcgcccgcgcccgcgcccctCGGTGCCGCCCGGGCCCTGCCATCGCCTGAGGTCGCTGCGGCCGCCGCGGGAGCCGCCGGAGCCCCCCAAGCTGCCAGGCCAAGACGCGGGCGCCGCGTCCGGGCCTGCCTTTGAGACAACCTCTGCGGCGGCGGCGCGCGGCCGGGACgccaggctggggcag CTCAGGCCTGGTCCAGGCCTCGCCTCTGCTCCTGCCGCGGAGCCTGCCGCCCGGGTCCTCCTGCAGCCAGCGCTTCGGCTAGCTGCCTTCCCTGGGCGCCCTGTCCTGGAGCCATGGGGCCcacccagcccctgcctgccccGATGTCCCGGCCCGCGGCCTGCTGACCTCGGCTACAGGGGGAGCCCCCCCCGCGCCCCCTCGCCAGCCTCAGCAGCCAGAGACCCTGGGTGA
- the NDOR1 gene encoding NADPH-dependent diflavin oxidoreductase 1 isoform X1 codes for MPNPQFLVLFGSQTGTAQDVSERLGREARRRRLGCRVQALDSYPVVNLINEPLVIFVCATTGQGDPPDNMKNFWRFIFRKNLPTTALCQMEFAVLGLGDSSYTKFNFVAKKLHRRLLQLGGSALLPVCLGDDQHELGPDAAVDPWLRDLWDRVLSLLPPPPDLAEIPPGVPLPSKFTLLFLQEAPRMGSEGQRVAHPGSQEPPSESKPFLAPMISNQRVTGPSHFQDVRLIEFDISGSGISFAAGDVVLIQPSNSAAHVQQFCQVLGLDPDQLFTLQPREPDVSCPTRLPQPCSMWHLVSHYLDIASVPRRSFFELLACLSLHELEREKLLEFSSAQGQEELFEYCNRPRRTILEVLCDFPHTAAAISPDYLLDLIPAIRPRAFSIASSMLAHPSRLQILVAVVQFQTRLKEPRRGLCSSWLASLDPGQGPVRVPLWVRPGSLAFPETPDTPVIMVGPGTGVAPFRAAIQERVAQGQTRNFLFFGCRWRDQDFYWEAEWQELEMRDCLTLVPAFSREQEQKVYVQHRLRELGSLVWELLDRQGAYFYLAGNAKSMPADVSEALMSIFQEDGGLCSPDAAAYLARLQRTQRFQTETWA; via the exons ATGCCGAACCCGCAGTTTCTGGTGCTCTTTGGCAGCCAGACAGGCACGGCTCAGGATGTGTCGGAGAGACTGGGTCGCGAGGCCCGGCGCCGGCGGCTTGGCTGCCGGGTGCAGGCCCTGGACTCCTACCCGGTG GTGAATCTGATTAACGAGCCCCTGGTGATATTTGTTTGTGCAACTACAGGCCAAGGAGACCCCCCTGACAACATGAAG AACTTCTGGAGGTTTATATTCCGGAAGAACCTGCCCACCACCGCCCTCTGTCAGATGGAATTTGCCGTCCTGGGCCTCGGGGACTCCTCATACACCAA GTTCAACTTCGTGGCCAAGAAGCTGCACCGACGGCTACTGCAGCTTGGGGGCAGTGCCCTCTTGCCCGTGTGCCTAGGCGATGACCAGCATGAGCTGGG GCCCGACGCTGCTGTGGACCCCTGGCTGCGAGACTTGTGGGACAGGGTTCTGAGTCTGCTCCCACCGCCTCCGGACCTTGCCGAGATCCCTCCTGGAGTCCC CCTGCCCTCCAAGTTCACCCTGCTGTTCCTCCAAGAGGCGCCCAGAATGGGCTCTGAGGGGCAGCGGGTAGCTCACCCCGGCTCTCAGGAGCCCCCGTCAGAGTCGAAGCCCTTCCTAGCACCCATGATCTCCAACCAGAGAGTCACTGGCCCCTCCCACTTCCAGGACGTTCGGCTGATTGAGTTTGACATCTCGGGCTCTGGCATCAG TTTTGCTGCTGGTGACGTGGTGCTGATTCAGCCCTCCAACTCGGCTGCCCATGTCCAGCAGTTCTGCCAGGTGCTGGGCCTGGACCCTGACCAGCTCTTCACGCTGCAGCCACGGGAGCCAG ATGTCTCCTGCCCCACGAGGctgccccagccctgctccaTGTGGCACCTCGTGTCCCACTACCTGGACATCGCCAGCGTGCCTCGCCGCTCCTTCTTCGAGCTCCTGGCCTGTCTATCTCTCCATGAGCTGGAGCGGGAGAAGCTGCTGGAGTTCAGTTCTGCCCAAGGCCAGGAGGAGCTCTTTGAATACTGCAACCGGCCCCGCAGGACCATCCTGGAG GTGCTCTGTGACTTCCCGCACACAGCTGCTGCTATCTCTCCCGACTACCTGTTGGACCTCATCCCTGCTATCCGGCCAAGGGCCTTCTCCATCGCCTCCTCGATGCTG GCTCACCCCTCACGGCTGCAGATCCTCGTGGCTGTCGTGCAGTTCCAGACTCGCCTCAAGGAGCCCCGCCGGGGGCTCTGCTCCTCCTGGCTGGCATCCCTGGACCCTGGGCAAG GTCCTgtccgggtgcccctctgggtgCGGCCTGGGAGTCTGGCCTTCCCAGAGACACCAGACACCCCCGTGATCATGGTGGGGCCCGGCACTGGGGTAGCCCCCTTCCGAGCAGCCATCCAGGAGCGTGTGGCCCAGGGCCAGACCA GAAACTTCTTGTTTTTTGGCTGCCGCTGGCGGGACCAAGACTTCTACTGGGAGGCGGAGTGGCAGGAGCTGGAGATGCGGGACTGTCTGACCCTTGTCCCTGCCTTCTCCCGGGAACAG GAGCAGAAAGTGTACGTGCAGCACCGGCTCCGGGAGCTGGGGTCGCTCGTGTGGGAACTGCTGGACCGCCAGGGCGCATACTTCTACCTGGCAGG CAACGCCAAGTCCATGCCAGCGGACGTCTCGGAGGCCCTGATGTCCATCTTCCAGGAGGACGGCGGACTCTGCAGCCCCGATGCAGCCGCGTATCTAGCCAGGCTCCAGCGGACACAGCGCTTCCAGACCGAGACGTGGGCCTGA